Proteins encoded together in one Xenopus laevis strain J_2021 chromosome 6L, Xenopus_laevis_v10.1, whole genome shotgun sequence window:
- the LOC108718614 gene encoding ly6/PLAUR domain-containing protein 2 translates to MAELYISLLVAALCIGTAVPLKCYTCLGVTNNADCMNPTTCSSTDTSCMTVVGSTSGSTAVVKSCAPSCSPGSSSLAGVSATISCCNTDLCNGSTAVKYSFPAMVLSLGFLLVLLRSSIL, encoded by the exons ATGGCTGAACTATACATCTCTCTGCTGGTGGCTGCTCTCTGCATTGGCACAG CCGTGCCCCTGAAGTGCTACACGTGTCTGGGTGTCACCAACAATGCCGACTGTATGAACCCCACCACCTGCAGTTCAACCGACACCTCCTGTATGACAGTTGTTGGTTCTACTT CGGGTTCAACGGCCGTTGTTAAATCCTGTGCACCCAGCTGTAGTCCAGGAAGTAGCAGCTTGGCCGGGGTCAGTGCAACAATTTCCTGCTGCAACACCGACCTGTGCAATGGTTCCACTGCAGTAAAATACAGTTTCCCTGCGATGGTCCTGTCCCTCGGGTTCCTTTTGGTTCTGCTGAGAAGCTCCATCTTGTGA
- the LOC108719453 gene encoding lymphocyte antigen 6E yields the protein MAELYISLLVAALCIGTAQSLQCYTCLVATSNANCMTPTNCSSTDTSCMTVASSAFGLTAIMKSCKSSCSPANTNLTLVTSSVSCCSSDLCNVSGSSAVKYSFPALGLSLGFLLVLLRSSAQ from the exons ATGGCTGAACTATACATCTCTCTGCTGGTGGCTGCTCTCTGCATTGGCACAG CTCAGTCCCTGCAGTGCTACACGTGTTTGGTTGCCACCAGCAATGCCAACTGCATGACCCCAACCAACTGCAGTTCAACCGACACCTCCTGTATGACAGTTGCCAGTTCAGCAT TTGGTTTAACAGCCATAATGAAATCCTGTAAGTCCAGTTGTTCCCCGGCAAATACCAACCTGACCCTGGTCACTAGTTCAGTTTCCTGCTGCAGCTCCGACCTGTGTAACGTCAGCGGCTCCTCTGCTGTAAAATACAGTTTCCCTGCGCTGGGCCTGTCCcttggcttcctattggtcctgCTCAGAAGCTCCGCCCAGTGA
- the LOC108719455 gene encoding ly6/PLAUR domain-containing protein 2-like produces MAELYISLLVAALCIGTAVSLQCYTCASVTSNANCMTTTNCSSNNTYCQTSVASALGLSVINKTCSSSCTSASASFAGFSSSVSCCSSDLCNVSGSSAVKYSFPALGLSLGFLLVLLRSSAL; encoded by the exons ATGGCTGAACTATACATCTCTCTGCTGGTGGCTGCTCTCTGCATTGGCACAG CTGTGTCCCTGCAGTGCTACACATGTGCTTCTGTCACAAGCAATGCCAACTGCATGACCACAACAAACTGCAGCTCAAACAACACCTACTGTCAGACTAGTGTTGCTTCTGCTT TGGGTTTATCAGTTATCAATAAAACCTGCAGTTCCAGTTGTACTTCAGCATCTGCCAGTTTTGCTGGATTCTCTTCTTCAGTTTCCTGCTGCAGCTCCGACCTGTGTAACGTCAGCGGCTCCTCTGCTGTAAAATACAGTTTCCCTGCGCTGGGCCTGTCCCTCGGCTTCCTATTGGTCCTGCTCAGAAGCTCCGCCCTCTGA